A single Roseinatronobacter monicus DNA region contains:
- a CDS encoding mandelate racemase/muconate lactonizing enzyme family protein — protein MRIVEIRENVASISSNISNAYIDFSRMTCSVVAIITDVIRDGKPVVGYGYHSNGRYDVQGILRNRILPRLTDADPDSLLDDTGNNLDPFRIWDVMMKNEKPGGHGERPVAVGAVDMAVWDAVAKIADVPLWKLLADRYRGGVADDKVWLYAAGGYYYPGKDHRALQAEMQSYLDRGYRVVKMKIGGASLDEDQRRIEAALEVVGHGRNLCVDANGRFDLDTAIRYAEALAPYNLFWYEEAGDPLDYALQAELANHYDHAMATGENLFSHQDARNLLRHGGMRPDRDWLQFDCSLSYGLVEYLRTLDVMAEMGWSSRRVVPHGGHQLSLNMAAGLHLGGNESYPDVFRPYNGFADDIPVEDGHVRLPDSPGIGFERRAELLADMKRLLD, from the coding sequence ATGCGCATCGTCGAAATCCGCGAGAATGTCGCCTCAATCTCGTCAAATATATCCAATGCCTATATCGACTTCTCGCGGATGACGTGCTCGGTGGTCGCAATCATCACCGATGTGATCCGAGACGGCAAACCAGTGGTCGGCTATGGCTACCACTCCAATGGCCGCTATGACGTGCAGGGCATTCTGCGCAATCGTATACTTCCCCGCCTGACCGACGCAGACCCCGACAGCCTGCTTGATGACACTGGCAACAATCTTGATCCTTTCCGGATCTGGGATGTGATGATGAAAAACGAAAAACCGGGCGGGCATGGCGAGCGCCCGGTTGCCGTGGGTGCCGTAGACATGGCCGTCTGGGATGCAGTGGCAAAGATTGCCGATGTGCCGCTCTGGAAACTGCTTGCGGACCGCTATCGTGGCGGGGTCGCAGACGACAAGGTCTGGCTCTATGCGGCAGGCGGGTATTACTACCCCGGCAAGGACCACCGCGCGCTTCAGGCCGAGATGCAGAGCTATCTCGACCGCGGCTACCGCGTCGTTAAAATGAAGATCGGCGGTGCGTCCCTTGATGAGGATCAGCGCCGCATCGAGGCCGCGCTCGAAGTCGTGGGCCACGGGCGCAACCTGTGTGTGGATGCCAATGGCCGTTTCGATCTGGATACAGCGATCAGGTATGCAGAAGCACTCGCGCCCTACAACCTGTTTTGGTATGAAGAGGCAGGCGATCCGCTGGACTATGCCCTGCAAGCCGAACTTGCCAACCATTACGATCATGCGATGGCGACGGGTGAAAACCTGTTTTCCCATCAGGATGCGCGCAACCTGCTGCGCCACGGCGGGATGCGACCCGACAGGGATTGGCTGCAATTCGACTGCTCGCTCAGCTACGGGCTGGTGGAATATCTGCGCACGCTGGATGTGATGGCAGAAATGGGCTGGTCTTCACGGCGGGTGGTGCCGCATGGCGGGCATCAGCTTTCGCTCAATATGGCGGCCGGGCTGCATCTGGGGGGCAATGAAAGTTATCCGGACGTGTTTCGCCCTTATAACGGGTTTGCTGATGACATTCCGGTCGAAGACGGCCATGTCCGCCTGCCCGACTCGCCCGGTATCGGTTTTGAGCGACGCGCCGAGTTGCTCGCCGACATGAAGCGACTGCTGGACTGA
- the dusA gene encoding tRNA dihydrouridine(20/20a) synthase DusA, translating to MKAKHNARLSVAPMMDWTDRHCRFFHRQLSRHAQLYTEMVTAPALVRGNALHLLRHDPQENPLVLQLGGSDPVELAQAARMGAEAGYQEINLNCGCPSDRVQSGCFGAVLMTQPNLVGEICAAMQAASPAEVSVKCRIGVDEQDPHEALPKFLEVLSQAGVGHVTIHARKAWLQGLSPKDNREIPPLDYPLVLAMKAEFPHLHISINGGITSLAQARGFLDQGLDGVMIGRAAYQRPADLLLGADAEIFGQSSTTTLQSAIDAMRPYIARELAHGTKLASITRHMLGLFAGKPGARHWRRVLSEQAHRPNAGLEVIDMALDAMAQAATAPAEAGSQL from the coding sequence ATGAAAGCGAAACATAATGCCAGACTGTCCGTCGCGCCGATGATGGATTGGACGGATCGGCATTGTCGGTTCTTTCACCGTCAATTGTCGCGCCATGCGCAACTGTATACCGAGATGGTGACTGCGCCTGCACTTGTGCGCGGCAATGCGCTGCATTTGCTCCGGCATGACCCGCAGGAAAACCCGTTGGTCTTGCAACTCGGGGGCTCGGACCCGGTTGAACTGGCGCAAGCCGCGCGCATGGGGGCGGAGGCAGGGTATCAGGAGATCAACCTGAATTGCGGGTGTCCGTCTGATCGCGTGCAATCGGGCTGTTTTGGGGCCGTGTTGATGACCCAACCCAATCTGGTGGGCGAAATTTGTGCGGCTATGCAAGCGGCAAGCCCGGCAGAGGTGAGTGTCAAATGCCGCATCGGTGTGGATGAACAAGACCCGCATGAGGCCTTGCCGAAGTTTCTTGAGGTGCTGTCGCAGGCTGGTGTTGGCCATGTCACAATCCACGCCCGCAAGGCGTGGCTGCAAGGTCTGTCGCCCAAAGATAACCGCGAGATCCCGCCGCTGGACTACCCTTTGGTTCTGGCAATGAAGGCCGAGTTCCCACATTTGCACATCAGCATCAATGGCGGGATCACGTCGCTGGCACAAGCGCGCGGGTTTCTGGATCAGGGGCTGGATGGAGTGATGATCGGCAGGGCTGCGTATCAGCGCCCCGCTGACCTGCTGCTGGGGGCCGATGCCGAAATATTTGGCCAGTCCTCCACGACGACACTTCAATCTGCCATTGATGCCATGCGCCCCTACATTGCGCGAGAGCTTGCGCATGGAACGAAGCTTGCCTCGATCACCCGGCATATGTTGGGGCTTTTTGCAGGCAAGCCCGGTGCGCGCCACTGGCGCAGGGTGCTGTCCGAACAGGCCCATCGCCCGAACGCGGGGCTGGAAGTGATTGACATGGCCCTTGACGCGATGGCGCAGGCGGCCACCGCGCCCGCAGAGGCTGGCTCACAACTCTAG
- a CDS encoding DUF6477 family protein encodes MHISTTVLDTLIRPRLLIVSARYALRDYNRAHRLARLLGLPMARSLPTPHVALSQLLERERALEHARRTHDASWSASEHVAVMTALLHEALLDMHSPTAPALPCPDAISPAISA; translated from the coding sequence ATGCACATTTCCACAACGGTATTAGACACGCTTATTCGCCCACGCCTTTTGATTGTATCGGCCCGCTATGCCTTGCGCGATTACAACCGCGCTCACAGGTTGGCGCGCTTGCTGGGCCTGCCAATGGCGCGCAGCCTGCCGACACCACACGTGGCCCTCTCCCAACTGCTGGAACGCGAACGCGCTCTTGAACATGCCCGCCGCACCCATGACGCAAGCTGGAGCGCGTCCGAGCATGTCGCTGTCATGACGGCCCTGTTGCATGAAGCCCTGCTTGACATGCACAGCCCCACGGCCCCAGCCCTGCCCTGCCCCGATGCGATCAGCCCCGCGATATCTGCCTAG
- a CDS encoding DUF6456 domain-containing protein produces MRALGKDYGCHASTVLRQVRHFENRRDDPLVDDALRRLDDALRAPPKPLSEKGVISMTTISPRQPTALVDPAFEPKAMQVLQHLSQAKSVLIVALDMPKAVVTCDDPEGVPQRVCVLDRCVAEVMALNDWISCRNRGRVASYVISPSGRSALRRYCAQHGLPFAPFGSPEPGAAGRLRYGGTESPVTVLARRRDKNGQPFLGAPLVLAAARLREDFVMAQLDTSPHMTTEDAIAALENRAVTGPNIAPPGTRAARSRVLEVLRDLGPELGDVALRCCCRLEGVESAEQALGWSARSGKIVLRIALQRLSRHYQRMGDAQMMIG; encoded by the coding sequence TTGCGCGCGCTGGGAAAGGACTACGGATGCCATGCCTCGACTGTCTTGCGTCAGGTCCGCCATTTTGAAAACCGCCGTGATGATCCGCTTGTAGATGATGCGCTGCGCCGCCTTGATGATGCGTTGCGCGCCCCACCCAAGCCCCTGTCAGAAAAGGGTGTCATATCAATGACGACTATTTCGCCACGTCAACCAACCGCACTTGTTGACCCTGCGTTTGAACCCAAAGCCATGCAGGTTCTGCAACATCTGTCGCAGGCCAAATCTGTGTTGATCGTGGCATTGGACATGCCCAAAGCTGTCGTGACATGTGACGACCCTGAGGGGGTTCCGCAGCGCGTTTGTGTGCTGGACCGGTGTGTTGCCGAAGTCATGGCGTTGAATGACTGGATCAGTTGCCGCAATCGCGGGCGTGTCGCAAGCTATGTCATCTCACCTTCGGGGCGCTCGGCGTTGCGGCGCTATTGCGCCCAACACGGGCTGCCCTTCGCACCATTCGGCAGCCCCGAACCGGGTGCCGCTGGGCGATTGCGTTATGGTGGCACCGAAAGTCCGGTCACGGTGCTTGCGCGCCGGCGTGACAAGAATGGCCAACCCTTTCTGGGCGCGCCGCTTGTGTTGGCGGCCGCCCGTTTGCGCGAGGATTTTGTCATGGCCCAACTCGACACGAGTCCCCACATGACAACAGAGGATGCCATAGCTGCGTTGGAAAACCGCGCAGTGACCGGCCCGAATATCGCGCCACCCGGCACCAGGGCGGCAAGATCGCGCGTTCTGGAAGTGCTGCGCGACCTCGGGCCGGAGTTGGGGGATGTGGCGCTGCGCTGTTGTTGCCGCCTTGAGGGGGTCGAGTCGGCTGAACAGGCGCTGGGCTGGTCCGCGCGTTCGGGCAAGATTGTGCTGCGCATCGCCTTGCAACGGCTAAGCCGCCATTATCAGCGTATGGGGGATGCGCAGATGATGATAGGCTGA
- a CDS encoding ABC-F family ATP-binding cassette domain-containing protein, translating to MLRIIDISYSVEGRPLFEAASANIPDGHKIGLVGRNGTGKTTLFRLIRGELTLDGGTISLPSRARIGGVAQEVPSSSTSLIDTVLEADTERAALMAESETAQDAGQIAAIQARLVDIDAWSAEGRASSILKGLGFDAEAQLRPCSDFSGGWRMRVALAGVLFAQPDLLLLDEPTNYLDLEGALWLETYLAKYPHTVIIISHDRGLLNRAVDHILHLEDRKLTLYTGGYDYFARTRAEQRAVLAAEAHKVAAQRAHMQKFVDRFRAQATKARQAQSRLKMLEKLTPTTPPSEAARHVFTFPAPEELSPPILRLEGASVGYGGPPVLKGLDLRIDQDDRIALLGRNGEGKSTLSKLLAEKLTGSGTVTRAAKLRVGYFAQHQVDELELDETPLQHLQRARPGEAPPRLRARLAGFGLMAEQAETVVTRLSGGQKARLSLLLATLDAPHMLILDEPTNHLDIESREALVDALTAYTGAVVLVSHDMHLLSLVADRLWLVSDGKVTPYDGDLESYRNFLLSSTTKPVREKPAAKPKPRATRDEVIALRSELRKCESRISKLEQMRDKLATKLADTALYDDGRLSELQVWQAKYAEVMDGLDRAEAMWMKAQAALDTAQAE from the coding sequence ATGTTGCGCATTATAGATATCTCCTACTCCGTCGAAGGCCGCCCCTTGTTCGAGGCGGCCTCTGCCAATATTCCCGATGGTCACAAGATTGGCCTTGTCGGGCGCAACGGAACTGGCAAAACCACGCTGTTTCGCCTGATCCGAGGCGAGTTGACGCTGGACGGGGGCACGATTTCACTGCCGTCGCGCGCGCGTATTGGCGGGGTCGCACAAGAAGTTCCGTCGTCATCCACCTCGCTGATTGACACGGTTCTGGAGGCAGATACCGAGCGCGCGGCCCTGATGGCCGAATCTGAAACCGCGCAGGATGCAGGCCAGATTGCAGCCATTCAGGCAAGACTGGTCGATATTGACGCGTGGTCCGCCGAAGGGCGCGCAAGTTCCATCCTGAAGGGACTGGGCTTCGATGCCGAGGCCCAGCTTCGCCCCTGTTCCGATTTCTCGGGCGGCTGGCGGATGCGCGTGGCGCTGGCGGGGGTTCTGTTTGCCCAACCCGACCTGCTGCTGCTGGACGAGCCGACAAACTATCTGGACCTTGAAGGCGCGCTGTGGCTGGAAACCTATCTGGCAAAATATCCGCATACCGTCATCATCATCAGCCATGATCGTGGTCTGCTGAACCGTGCTGTGGACCATATTCTGCACCTCGAAGACCGCAAACTGACGCTCTACACCGGCGGCTACGACTATTTCGCCCGCACCCGCGCCGAGCAACGCGCCGTTCTGGCCGCCGAAGCGCATAAAGTCGCCGCGCAGCGCGCACATATGCAAAAATTCGTGGACCGTTTCCGCGCGCAAGCCACCAAGGCGCGGCAGGCCCAGTCGCGGCTGAAAATGCTGGAAAAACTGACACCCACCACGCCCCCTTCCGAGGCGGCGCGCCATGTCTTTACCTTTCCCGCCCCCGAAGAACTGTCGCCCCCCATTCTGCGGCTGGAAGGGGCATCTGTTGGCTATGGCGGCCCGCCAGTGCTGAAGGGGTTGGATCTTCGCATCGATCAGGATGACCGCATCGCCCTTCTGGGCCGCAATGGCGAAGGCAAATCAACCCTGTCAAAACTGCTGGCCGAGAAGCTGACAGGCTCTGGCACCGTGACGCGCGCGGCGAAATTGCGCGTGGGGTATTTCGCCCAGCATCAGGTGGATGAGCTGGAGCTGGACGAAACACCCTTGCAGCATTTGCAACGCGCCCGCCCCGGCGAGGCTCCGCCACGGCTGCGCGCGCGGCTTGCAGGCTTCGGGTTGATGGCGGAACAGGCGGAAACTGTGGTCACCCGCCTGTCAGGCGGACAAAAGGCGCGGCTGTCGCTGTTGCTGGCCACACTTGATGCGCCCCACATGCTCATTCTTGATGAGCCGACAAACCACCTTGATATTGAAAGCCGTGAAGCGCTGGTCGATGCGCTGACCGCCTATACTGGCGCGGTCGTGCTGGTCAGCCATGACATGCATTTGCTGTCGCTTGTGGCAGACAGGCTCTGGCTGGTCTCGGATGGCAAGGTGACGCCCTATGATGGCGATCTGGAAAGCTATCGCAATTTCCTGTTGTCCAGCACCACCAAGCCTGTGCGCGAAAAGCCCGCCGCCAAGCCAAAGCCGCGCGCGACACGCGATGAAGTGATTGCCCTGCGCAGCGAATTGCGCAAATGCGAAAGCCGCATCAGCAAGCTGGAGCAGATGCGCGACAAGCTGGCAACCAAACTTGCAGACACAGCGCTGTATGACGATGGACGACTAAGCGAGTTGCAAGTCTGGCAGGCGAAATATGCCGAAGTCATGGACGGGTTGGACCGCGCCGAGGCCATGTGGATGAAAGCGCAGGCCGCGCTGGATACCGCTCAGGCAGAGTAA
- a CDS encoding LysR family transcriptional regulator, with the protein MSLMNYKHLRYFQAVAHDGNLTRAAQALNLSQSALSTQIRTLEDRLGHNLFDRIGRQLVLTEAGRIALDYADAIFKTGDEMVAVLAQSDTGRRAVRVGALATLSRNFQLDFLRPLIARADVEVILRSGSQGELLSDLQALRLDIVLTNTPPPRDRAAPWLAQKISEQPVSLIATPELCAGRDDLTTLLTHEALVLPTLETGLRAGFDLWAARRGLRPQIAAEVDDIAMMRLLAREGAGIAVLPPIAVRDELASGLLIEVAQIDGLVESFHAITLSRRFPNPLVDELLQAQG; encoded by the coding sequence ATGTCTCTGATGAATTACAAGCATCTGCGCTATTTTCAGGCCGTCGCCCATGACGGTAACCTGACGCGCGCAGCACAGGCGCTGAATCTGTCGCAATCCGCGCTGTCCACGCAGATCCGCACCTTGGAAGATCGCCTTGGCCATAACCTGTTCGACCGGATCGGCCGCCAGCTTGTACTGACCGAAGCGGGGCGTATCGCGCTGGACTATGCCGATGCCATTTTCAAAACCGGCGATGAAATGGTCGCGGTTCTGGCCCAAAGCGACACCGGACGGCGGGCTGTGCGCGTAGGCGCTCTGGCCACATTGTCGCGCAATTTCCAATTGGATTTCCTCCGCCCCCTGATCGCGCGTGCGGATGTCGAGGTGATCTTGCGCTCTGGCTCTCAGGGCGAATTGCTCAGCGACTTGCAGGCGTTGCGGCTGGATATTGTGCTGACCAACACCCCGCCCCCGCGCGACAGGGCTGCGCCGTGGCTGGCGCAGAAGATATCCGAGCAACCCGTCAGCCTGATCGCAACTCCAGAGCTGTGCGCGGGCCGCGATGATCTGACAACCTTGCTGACGCACGAAGCACTGGTATTACCCACACTTGAGACAGGCTTGCGCGCAGGCTTTGATCTGTGGGCCGCGCGTCGGGGTTTGCGCCCGCAGATCGCCGCCGAAGTGGATGATATTGCCATGATGCGCCTGCTGGCGCGCGAAGGGGCCGGGATTGCGGTGCTGCCGCCGATTGCCGTGCGCGATGAGTTGGCCTCTGGCTTGCTGATCGAGGTAGCGCAGATCGACGGGCTGGTCGAGAGTTTCCATGCCATAACCCTGTCGCGGAGGTTTCCAAACCCGCTGGTCGATGAATTGCTGCAAGCGCAAGGTTAA
- a CDS encoding proton-conducting transporter membrane subunit → MLTLIPYLSILILSAAGLACLLGQQMRPTMTLFLAEVASLAGLVLALGAACVLWLYGAQTSPVLGVATFGLSVRLDLLSVVMLLLVGLLGWVITRFSTTYLDGEARQGAFMGWLMLTLASVTALVSAGNLGQLCLGFIGAGIGLRQLLLTYAERPRAQRAAARMRVASRAGDAALIAASSVLVLSFGTADIATLNATASGPMAVLGAGLLVIGGLLKAAQFPLHGWLTEVMEAPTPVSALLHAGIVNAGGFVLIRMADILLTAPGIMAALALLGGFTALFGSLAMLAQPAVKTSLAWSTIAQMGFMMLQIGLGLFALATLHILAHSLYKAHAFLSSGSAIAHVAAARRPGPVAVPSARNVARAFGLALAIFAAVGFFFGLSGKPPQAFALGAILIFGVAYLIAQGLADAAPASLTKRISVAALVTSASYFMLHAGIDWLMAGTLPVPAAPDALEWAVMVLVLTSFGSVALAQALFPLWAGHPAAQGLRVHLANGLYVAPLIDRLTNGLPKTRA, encoded by the coding sequence ATGCTGACCTTGATACCATACCTGTCCATCCTAATCCTAAGCGCCGCCGGACTGGCCTGCTTACTGGGCCAGCAGATGCGCCCCACCATGACCTTGTTTCTGGCCGAAGTCGCCAGCCTTGCCGGTTTGGTACTGGCCCTTGGGGCCGCGTGTGTGCTGTGGCTGTATGGGGCACAAACATCCCCTGTTCTTGGCGTGGCCACATTCGGGCTCTCGGTGCGGCTGGATTTGCTGTCAGTTGTGATGCTGCTTCTGGTCGGTCTGCTGGGCTGGGTCATTACACGGTTTTCCACAACCTATCTGGATGGTGAAGCGCGTCAGGGCGCGTTCATGGGCTGGCTGATGCTAACCTTGGCGAGTGTGACCGCGCTGGTCAGTGCGGGCAATCTGGGGCAGCTCTGTTTGGGCTTCATCGGGGCGGGCATCGGGCTGCGGCAATTGCTGCTGACTTATGCCGAGCGCCCGCGTGCCCAGCGGGCCGCCGCGCGGATGCGTGTGGCCAGCCGCGCAGGTGATGCCGCTCTGATTGCTGCGAGCAGTGTTCTCGTGCTGTCGTTTGGCACTGCCGATATTGCGACGCTGAATGCAACTGCAAGCGGCCCTATGGCTGTGCTGGGGGCGGGGTTGTTGGTGATCGGCGGGCTGTTGAAGGCCGCGCAATTCCCGCTGCATGGCTGGCTGACCGAGGTGATGGAAGCGCCCACCCCTGTATCGGCATTGCTGCATGCGGGAATTGTCAATGCAGGGGGCTTTGTGCTGATCCGTATGGCAGATATCCTGCTGACAGCGCCCGGCATCATGGCCGCACTGGCCCTGCTGGGCGGATTCACGGCGCTGTTCGGCAGTTTGGCAATGCTGGCGCAGCCAGCGGTCAAGACCTCTCTGGCGTGGTCGACGATCGCGCAGATGGGATTCATGATGCTGCAAATCGGGCTGGGGCTGTTCGCATTGGCGACCCTGCATATTCTGGCCCACTCGCTCTACAAGGCGCATGCCTTTCTGAGTTCGGGCAGCGCGATTGCCCATGTGGCCGCTGCGCGCCGGCCCGGCCCTGTGGCAGTTCCGTCCGCGCGCAATGTGGCGCGGGCCTTTGGTCTGGCGCTGGCGATCTTCGCCGCTGTCGGGTTCTTCTTCGGATTGTCGGGCAAGCCGCCGCAGGCCTTTGCGCTGGGCGCTATCCTGATCTTCGGCGTGGCCTATCTGATCGCACAGGGTCTTGCCGATGCCGCGCCCGCCAGCCTGACCAAGCGCATTTCGGTGGCAGCACTCGTGACCTCGGCCAGCTATTTCATGCTGCATGCCGGGATCGACTGGCTGATGGCAGGCACTTTGCCCGTACCAGCGGCCCCGGATGCTTTGGAATGGGCGGTGATGGTGCTGGTGCTGACAAGTTTCGGGTCTGTCGCGCTGGCGCAAGCTTTGTTTCCCCTTTGGGCCGGTCATCCGGCCGCGCAAGGCCTGCGCGTACATCTGGCCAACGGGCTGTATGTCGCCCCCCTGATCGACCGGCTGACCAATGGCCTGCCGAAAACCCGCGCCTGA
- a CDS encoding YbcC family protein, whose amino-acid sequence MAIIEGARRAARLIPPAFPLSATVAVNPYLGHTNEGLAQTGARLARAGGLRVTQPRAAFRTAFAEGRLTRADLLAALDLCPGQTLTELEGALHTDTPDPEPLPTVADLAAQVSGIDWPEIVAARIGAWASGYFDQGQALWPAPQGRSAYDAWRAFASHDLTPEIMGLRGFCNLVADAPDTASFALLRAADQLGLGADGAESAVHRWLIELGGWAQVARWKLWQAELDGQSDDTVTDLLALRMIWDAALLAQYHDQIGADWALVIAEHAQPVVPSRQLELDATLQLALELAHQRDLVSTLSEPAPVKALAGPTLQAVFCIDVRSERYRRALESCDCGIQTLGFAGFFGLPLAHRPLDACAHEAHLPVLLKPALCTSPDTDARTSHVAQITARAWRAWGRFKLAAVSSFAFVEATGPLYLAKIIRDSLGLHGRTTPEPVPQIAGLDLAQRVDLAAKVLHAMGLTKDFAPVVLLVGHGAHVTNNPHQSALQCGACGGHSGEVSARALAGLLNDPQLRLQLAQRGIVIPADTRFMGALHDTTADSVTLYDPLGPNSAEIRAWLDQASALARAERAKTLPRAGDQGGNLPARALDWAETRPEWGLAGCAAFLAAPRDVSRGRDLGARAFLHEYDWQRDDGFATLELILTAPVVVASWISLQYYGSVTAPQAFGAGNKLLHNVVGGFGVFEGNGHAPRTGLAWQSVHDGVRAHHVPLRLSVIVRAPVGAISDILDRHAQLRALFDNGWLHLIQMDDAGQLAQRYHGGGWRALPTP is encoded by the coding sequence CTGGCCATCATCGAGGGGGCACGCCGGGCGGCTCGCCTGATCCCGCCAGCCTTCCCGCTCTCGGCCACGGTCGCGGTCAACCCCTATCTGGGGCACACGAATGAGGGGCTGGCGCAGACCGGTGCACGGCTTGCCCGCGCGGGCGGGTTGCGCGTAACCCAGCCCAGAGCCGCGTTTCGCACTGCCTTTGCAGAGGGGCGCCTGACCCGCGCCGACCTGCTGGCGGCGCTGGACCTTTGTCCGGGTCAGACCCTGACAGAGTTGGAGGGCGCACTGCATACAGATACGCCGGACCCCGAGCCCCTGCCCACCGTTGCCGATCTTGCGGCCCAGGTCAGCGGCATTGACTGGCCCGAAATTGTTGCGGCGCGGATCGGGGCTTGGGCCTCGGGCTATTTCGATCAGGGGCAGGCGCTGTGGCCCGCGCCGCAAGGGCGCAGTGCTTATGACGCGTGGCGTGCCTTTGCCAGCCACGATCTGACACCTGAAATCATGGGCTTGCGCGGGTTTTGCAATCTGGTGGCGGATGCGCCTGATACGGCATCTTTCGCGCTGCTACGGGCGGCTGACCAGCTTGGCCTTGGAGCGGATGGCGCTGAAAGTGCGGTGCATCGCTGGCTGATCGAGTTGGGCGGCTGGGCGCAGGTTGCGCGCTGGAAGCTGTGGCAAGCGGAACTTGACGGGCAAAGTGATGACACCGTGACCGACCTTTTGGCGCTGCGTATGATCTGGGATGCAGCCCTTCTGGCGCAGTATCACGACCAGATCGGTGCCGATTGGGCGCTTGTCATTGCCGAACATGCCCAGCCGGTCGTGCCGTCCAGACAGTTGGAGTTGGATGCGACGCTGCAGCTTGCGTTGGAATTGGCACATCAGCGCGATCTGGTCAGCACGCTGTCCGAACCTGCACCGGTCAAGGCACTGGCCGGTCCGACCCTGCAAGCGGTGTTTTGCATAGATGTCCGCTCTGAACGCTATCGGCGTGCGTTGGAAAGCTGCGATTGCGGCATTCAAACACTCGGTTTTGCGGGTTTTTTCGGCCTGCCTCTGGCACATAGGCCGTTGGATGCCTGCGCGCACGAGGCGCATCTTCCGGTGCTGTTGAAACCTGCGCTGTGCACAAGCCCCGACACGGATGCGCGCACCAGCCATGTCGCGCAGATCACTGCACGCGCCTGGCGGGCTTGGGGGCGGTTCAAGCTGGCAGCCGTGTCGTCTTTCGCCTTTGTCGAGGCGACAGGCCCGCTGTATCTGGCCAAGATCATCCGCGACAGCCTTGGCCTGCATGGCCGCACCACACCGGAACCCGTGCCACAGATTGCGGGCTTGGATCTGGCGCAACGTGTGGATCTGGCGGCGAAGGTCTTGCACGCAATGGGCCTGACCAAGGATTTTGCGCCAGTTGTGCTGCTGGTGGGGCATGGCGCGCATGTCACCAACAACCCGCACCAGTCGGCCCTGCAATGTGGGGCATGCGGTGGGCATTCCGGCGAGGTCAGCGCACGTGCACTGGCGGGCCTACTGAATGATCCGCAACTGCGGCTGCAACTTGCGCAACGCGGCATCGTCATTCCCGCCGACACTCGGTTTATGGGCGCGCTGCATGATACAACCGCCGACAGCGTCACGCTGTATGACCCGCTTGGCCCAAACTCGGCTGAAATCCGGGCTTGGTTGGATCAGGCCAGTGCCTTGGCGCGCGCAGAGCGCGCGAAAACGCTTCCACGTGCGGGCGATCAGGGGGGAAACCTGCCAGCCCGTGCACTCGATTGGGCGGAAACCCGGCCCGAATGGGGGCTGGCGGGCTGTGCCGCTTTCCTTGCCGCGCCGCGCGATGTCAGCCGGGGCCGTGATCTGGGGGCGCGTGCCTTTTTGCATGAATATGACTGGCAGCGCGATGACGGGTTTGCCACTTTGGAGTTGATCCTGACAGCGCCCGTTGTTGTGGCAAGCTGGATCAGCCTGCAATATTATGGGTCGGTCACGGCACCACAGGCGTTTGGCGCTGGCAATAAGCTGCTGCATAATGTGGTTGGCGGGTTTGGTGTGTTCGAGGGCAATGGCCATGCGCCGCGCACCGGGCTTGCTTGGCAGTCGGTGCATGATGGCGTGCGCGCTCACCATGTCCCGTTGCGGCTGAGTGTGATAGTCCGCGCCCCAGTGGGCGCCATCAGTGATATTCTCGACCGCCACGCCCAGCTTCGGGCCTTGTTTGACAATGGCTGGCTGCATCTGATCCAGATGGATGATGCCGGTCAGCTGGCGCAGCGCTACCATGGCGGAGGTTGGCGCGCGCTGCCTACCCCATAA